Within Drosophila gunungcola strain Sukarami chromosome 2L unlocalized genomic scaffold, Dgunungcola_SK_2 000008F, whole genome shotgun sequence, the genomic segment aaaaaatattaaaaaatgaatagttatcatatttttcatttatttttcgtattgttcctttgggagctatatgatatcgtcgTCCGACCCGGCtagatccgacttatatattttcatgcagataactttaaaactgagagactagtctgcgtagaaacggacggacagacggactgacagacggacatgggtTAGATCGAAATTAtagtaccctctgcaagggtataaaaactatCGCACCAatgtatttgtgttttatcAACAAGATTGCCTTGGATGTAAGCTCAAACGGAACCGGATATGGAGGAGGATTTGAGAAGTTAGCCCCATTCGTTTTCAGACTCTCGGACATCTCGTTTCGGCCCGCAcctaaatttccaaaattcaaaattttcatTCGCAAGTGACGTTGCCAAAAAATATAGTAAGTGTGCCCAGGATATGTGGTGTTTGTTTAACCCGTTGTTCTGCAGCGCTCGAAGGACCAAGCATGTGTGACGGATGTGGATCGTTGGAGGTAAGTGGAGCCTCCTCCGGCCCTCCAGACCACCTGACCCGCTAACCCGTAAGTTTCGTTGCAGCCGCGAGGATGCCGCAGCAGGGAGCTGCGCTGCGGCATCATGTACACCACCTGCGAGTGCGTGAAGCGGAACGGACTGCAGGACAAGTGTCCGCGCTCCGCCTGCCAGGGCAGGCCGGCTTGTCTGTGCTTCCCGTTCCCCACCTGCGGTCCTGCGGCCTTTCCGCTGCGCTACGCCAACATGACGATGGGCGTGAACAACAAGCGGATGCGCTGTGCCGCCACGGGAGCGCCGAACGGCGGCGCAGGATGCGGCGGACGAGTTGCCGGCGGCTGCTGTGGCGGATGCGGTCCCTGCTGCTGTAAGGAACCACCGCCCTGCTGAGGCCCCCACAGTCCGCCCACAGAGATGTGCCCCGTCGTTCATTCCGTGCTCCCCTTCCCGAAGGCGGCATTCCCGATCCGCGTGTCTGGCACAACTATTTTAACTCGCCCGGGACGTACCCATTAAGGTGCGGTCTAGGTGTGCGTCCGTGTCTCCAGTCCCAGTTTCCTTccccgtccgtccgtccgttgaGTATTGTAGAGAGCCGTAGATAACAGTAGAGAGCAAGGTCATTTTCTGGGACCTTGGGGCATGTCCAACGACTGTGCGGGCCATGACTTTTTAAACACCAGACCGTAGTGACCAAACCCTTTGTCGTTTTACAGAAGCTCCATGCCCATCACACCACTACGCCAACAAGCAGGATCACTGGCACAGGTGGTTTTCATGTGGATCTTGCCGGACCATACTGTCGAGTGGCGCACTTTTGGCTGGTACTAAATTGAAGGCGGCTTAAATCAAGATGGTGCTAGCTGCCGGACCTTCGAAAGGTCGAGAACTTGTTGGAAAACCTTGTAAAAAACCGTCTGTCTGTCTTGATTTAAGCACCAAACTTTTGTAGTTATTTTGGACTCTAATTTTGccattaaattatataaaattgatgaaaagctatttgttcttttataatcaataaattagttcttaatttgttcagacatatataatttgttttcttttctaagAGCTACGTCTCAGCCTACTTAATGTTTGCATAATGTTTCGCTTATTTGACTGTCTGTATTTAATCTTACTAATCAGATATTTAGACTCTGGCAAGCGATCTATTATGTAGATTCGAAAACAGCACAGTAATATGGATATGGCAGGATATGGTAgctgtattattattttttgacgCTGTCTGaatgaaaatttacaaaacCATCCACGCAAACTTGTccttcagttttaaagttatcagCATGATACAAtcacaaaagttgtttttctattgcaggtagtacataagtcggaacgagctggatcggacgactatagcatatagctcccataggagcaatcggaaaaataaatttaaaaatattataacttttatattttttaattttttttttagttcttc encodes:
- the LOC128253405 gene encoding LOW QUALITY PROTEIN: keratin-associated protein 5-7-like (The sequence of the model RefSeq protein was modified relative to this genomic sequence to represent the inferred CDS: substituted 1 base at 1 genomic stop codon); protein product: MCDGCGSLEPRGCRSRELRCGIMYTTCECVKRNGLQDKCPRSACQGRPACLCFPFPTCGPAAFPLRYANMTMGVNNKRMRCAATGAPNGGAGCGGRVAGGCCGGCGPCCCKEPPPCXGPHSPPCCGPCNETPCCGPHSPPCGAPSPIPCSPAPGMCCPPLPEGGIPDPRVWNYYNTPPTYPCGF